In a single window of the Prevotella melaninogenica genome:
- the cysK gene encoding cysteine synthase A — MAKIVNKLTELIGNTPLLALNKFSAERGLNTPVLAKVEYFNPGGSVKDRIALAMIEDAEAKGLLKPGATIIEPTSGNTGVGLALVSAVKGYKLILTMPETMSVERRNLVKAYGATVKLTNGKEGMKGAIKAAEELRDSIPGSIILQQFENQANPERHYLTTGPEIWRDTDGKVDIFVAGVGTGGTVSGIGRYLKEQNPDVKIIAVEPTSSPVLSGGESGPHKIQGIGAGFVPNTYNSKYVDEIFQVENDQAILAGRQLAQQEGLLVGISSGAAAFAATEIAKRPENVGKTIVTLLPDTGERYLSTVLYAFDEYPL, encoded by the coding sequence ATGGCAAAGATAGTAAACAAACTCACTGAGCTTATAGGTAATACGCCACTGTTAGCACTTAATAAATTCTCTGCAGAAAGAGGACTCAATACTCCTGTTCTTGCAAAAGTAGAGTATTTTAATCCTGGTGGTAGTGTGAAGGACCGTATAGCATTGGCTATGATAGAGGATGCTGAGGCTAAGGGACTCTTAAAGCCCGGAGCTACTATTATCGAGCCAACCAGTGGAAATACAGGCGTAGGCTTGGCATTGGTATCGGCTGTGAAGGGATATAAACTTATTCTCACTATGCCTGAGACCATGAGTGTGGAGCGTCGCAATCTTGTGAAGGCATACGGTGCTACGGTGAAACTGACAAATGGCAAGGAGGGTATGAAGGGTGCTATCAAGGCAGCGGAGGAGTTGAGAGATTCTATTCCGGGTAGTATTATCCTTCAGCAGTTCGAGAATCAGGCTAATCCAGAACGCCACTATCTTACTACTGGTCCAGAGATATGGCGTGATACAGATGGTAAAGTGGATATCTTTGTGGCTGGTGTGGGTACTGGTGGTACAGTGAGTGGTATCGGTCGCTACCTTAAGGAGCAAAATCCTGATGTGAAGATTATTGCAGTTGAGCCAACCTCATCTCCAGTTTTGAGTGGTGGAGAGAGTGGACCACATAAGATTCAGGGTATTGGTGCAGGCTTCGTTCCTAACACATATAATAGTAAGTATGTTGATGAGATTTTCCAAGTAGAGAATGATCAGGCAATTCTTGCAGGTCGTCAGTTGGCACAACAAGAAGGTTTGTTGGTTGGTATCTCATCTGGTGCTGCAGCCTTTGCAGCTACCGAGATTGCTAAGCGTCCTGAGAATGTTGGTAAGACTATTGTAACCTTGCTACCAGATACAGGTGAGCGTTATCTCTCAACAGTGCTTTACGCCTTTGATGAATATCCTCTTTAG
- a CDS encoding AAA family ATPase gives MQKYADYIEEIEIDSLWSGKKHIRWTLDRQVNILSGINGVGKSTILNKVIRSLSQGGEFPSHSLKGVRLKVSPDDARWIRYDIIRSFDRPLMNSDSISKINIDLVTELDWQLFQLQRKYLDYQVNIGNRIIDTLQSGDADAAEKAQQISQPKKRFQDILDDLFTETGKKIIRSENEIKFSSLGEVLAPYQLSSGEKQILVILLTVLVEDNEHYVLFMDEPEVSLHIEWQKRLIDLILELNPNVQIILTTHSPAVIMNGWIDRVTEVTDITDK, from the coding sequence ATGCAGAAATACGCAGATTACATAGAAGAGATTGAGATTGACTCGCTTTGGAGTGGAAAGAAACATATCCGATGGACATTAGACCGACAGGTGAATATCCTGAGTGGAATTAATGGTGTCGGCAAGAGTACTATTCTTAATAAGGTGATACGGAGTCTGTCGCAAGGAGGTGAGTTTCCCAGCCATTCGCTAAAAGGTGTCCGTCTAAAGGTGAGTCCTGATGATGCACGATGGATACGTTATGACATCATCCGTTCGTTCGACCGACCTCTGATGAACTCGGATAGTATCAGCAAGATAAACATCGATCTTGTTACAGAACTTGACTGGCAGCTCTTTCAGCTTCAACGCAAATATCTTGACTATCAGGTAAACATCGGCAACCGTATTATCGATACCTTACAAAGTGGTGACGCGGATGCTGCAGAGAAAGCACAACAGATATCACAACCTAAGAAACGTTTCCAAGATATTTTGGACGACCTCTTTACCGAAACTGGTAAGAAGATTATCCGTTCTGAGAATGAGATAAAATTCTCTTCATTAGGTGAAGTCCTCGCTCCTTATCAGTTGTCAAGTGGCGAGAAGCAGATTTTGGTTATCCTGCTGACTGTATTGGTAGAAGACAATGAACATTACGTTCTCTTTATGGACGAGCCGGAGGTGAGTCTGCATATAGAGTGGCAGAAACGCTTAATCGACCTCATCTTAGAACTGAATCCGAATGTTCAGATTATCCTCACGACACACAGTCCTGCTGTCATCATGAACGGATGGATTGACCGTGTGACAGAGGTTACGGACATAACCGATAAATGA
- a CDS encoding DUF4435 domain-containing protein, producing the protein MGKRLSDNLSSAYIDAVNRLNGKRARRKIIAYVEAYDDIFFWRTVLSSFENEERYFEVMLPSRLNLTKGKRSVLMNLVSQNIGENMIACVDADYDYLLQGVTQLSDEVNNNPYVFHTYAYAIENLQCYAPSLHDVTVAVTLNDHPIFNFEEFLKLYSESIHPLFVWSIWHYRQGIHKKFTISDFNRVVEIGNFSLKGAAESLQRLRHKVQMRVRQLQKENPNAKESYLKLKEELRTLGVTPSTTYLYIQGHHLFDNIIVPVLKRVCDLLIREREDEINRNAIHDTQRRNELSSYGHSTEAIIPMLRRNVGYTNAEPFLRLKEDIYTFLNPPTQQPTD; encoded by the coding sequence ATGGGAAAAAGACTGAGCGACAACCTATCATCGGCTTATATTGATGCAGTAAACCGATTGAACGGTAAGCGGGCACGGAGAAAGATTATCGCATACGTGGAAGCGTATGACGATATCTTCTTTTGGCGCACTGTCTTAAGCAGTTTTGAGAACGAGGAGCGTTACTTTGAAGTGATGTTGCCATCGCGATTAAACCTTACCAAGGGCAAACGGTCGGTATTGATGAACCTCGTTTCACAGAATATTGGTGAGAACATGATTGCTTGTGTGGATGCTGATTATGACTATCTATTGCAAGGAGTTACCCAACTTTCCGACGAAGTGAACAACAACCCATACGTTTTCCATACGTATGCTTATGCTATTGAAAACCTACAATGTTACGCACCGAGTCTGCATGATGTGACAGTAGCTGTAACGCTCAACGACCATCCTATCTTTAACTTTGAAGAGTTTCTGAAACTTTACAGCGAAAGTATACACCCACTCTTCGTCTGGAGTATCTGGCATTATCGCCAAGGCATCCACAAGAAGTTTACCATATCCGACTTTAATAGAGTTGTGGAGATTGGTAATTTCTCTCTGAAAGGGGCTGCTGAAAGTCTTCAACGACTGCGCCATAAAGTGCAGATGCGTGTACGACAACTCCAAAAAGAGAACCCGAATGCAAAGGAAAGCTACTTGAAACTGAAAGAGGAATTGCGTACCTTAGGCGTTACACCTTCAACCACCTATTTATATATTCAAGGGCATCACCTCTTCGACAACATCATCGTACCAGTCTTGAAACGAGTATGTGACCTCCTCATTCGCGAACGTGAAGATGAGATTAATCGTAATGCTATACACGATACGCAACGTCGCAACGAGCTATCAAGTTATGGCCATAGTACGGAGGCGATTATCCCTATGCTCCGTCGTAATGTAGGTTATACGAACGCTGAACCATTCCTAAGATTGAAAGAAGATATTTATACATTCTTGAATCCACCGACACAACAACCAACAGACTAA
- a CDS encoding alpha-L-fucosidase: MKKTLLLIATLLASYVGMAQETYQPTAENLKAREQFQDDKFGIFLHWGLYSMMGTTEWIMTNRDINYKEYPKLAKTFYPSEFDADAWIKAIKAAGAKYITITTRHHDGFSLYKTATSTYNSVDGSPFKRDIIKELADACKRHDIKLHLYYSHLDWGREDYPVGRTGTGTGRPKEKANWPSYYKFMNTQLTELLTNYGKVGAIWFDGWWDHDNDAKPFDWQLEEQYALIHKLQPQCLIANNHHQTPFPGEDIQIFERDLPGENKAGLSGQSISRLPLESCQTINEHWGYNITDTLYKSPKELIQMLVRAAGKNANLLLNIGPEPGGALPELALNRLQAIGEWLNKYGETIYGTRGGIVGPHEWGVSTQRGNKLYIHILNCMDSSLFIPTGNHKIKSATVFGTNKRVNFTKTGNGITLNFDTVPTDIDYIVELTL, from the coding sequence ATGAAGAAGACTCTACTTTTAATCGCAACACTGCTAGCAAGTTATGTCGGCATGGCACAGGAGACTTACCAGCCAACGGCAGAGAATCTCAAAGCGCGCGAACAGTTCCAAGACGATAAGTTCGGTATCTTCCTGCATTGGGGACTCTACTCAATGATGGGTACAACCGAATGGATTATGACCAATAGGGATATCAACTACAAGGAATACCCTAAGTTGGCTAAAACTTTCTATCCTTCGGAGTTTGATGCAGATGCTTGGATTAAGGCTATCAAGGCTGCTGGTGCAAAGTATATCACGATTACCACTCGTCACCACGATGGTTTCTCGCTTTATAAGACTGCTACCAGTACTTATAACTCTGTTGACGGTTCACCTTTCAAGCGTGATATTATCAAAGAATTGGCTGATGCCTGCAAACGACACGACATAAAGCTGCATCTTTATTATTCACACCTCGACTGGGGACGTGAGGACTATCCAGTGGGTAGAACGGGAACTGGAACGGGTCGTCCAAAAGAGAAGGCTAACTGGCCAAGCTATTACAAGTTTATGAACACGCAGCTGACAGAATTGCTCACAAACTATGGGAAAGTAGGTGCAATCTGGTTTGATGGTTGGTGGGATCATGACAACGACGCAAAACCTTTCGATTGGCAGTTGGAGGAGCAGTATGCTTTGATTCATAAGCTACAGCCACAGTGCCTCATTGCTAACAACCATCATCAGACTCCTTTCCCTGGTGAGGACATTCAGATCTTTGAACGTGACCTACCGGGTGAGAACAAGGCTGGACTGTCTGGACAGAGCATCAGCCGTCTGCCATTGGAGTCATGCCAGACCATCAACGAGCATTGGGGGTACAACATCACCGATACTCTCTACAAATCACCAAAGGAGCTGATTCAGATGCTTGTTCGTGCTGCTGGTAAGAATGCCAACCTCCTGCTCAACATCGGTCCAGAGCCAGGTGGTGCCCTTCCCGAACTTGCCCTCAACCGCCTTCAGGCCATCGGTGAATGGCTGAACAAATATGGTGAAACCATCTACGGCACTCGTGGCGGCATCGTTGGTCCACACGAATGGGGTGTAAGTACACAGCGTGGTAACAAACTCTACATCCACATCCTAAACTGTATGGACTCCAGCCTCTTCATCCCTACTGGTAACCACAAAATCAAGTCTGCCACCGTCTTTGGCACTAACAAGCGTGTCAACTTCACAAAGACTGGCAACGGCATCACCCTCAACTTTGACACCGTCCCCACCGACATTGATTATATTGTTGAGTTGACGTTGTGA
- a CDS encoding DUF262 domain-containing protein, with the protein MDTRVYYGEYTLKHWIELMLKKNIILPKYQRSFVWEKKDVQRLIQSLENGQFVQPITIAYANEGNIILDGQQRLTSILLSYLGYMPNKEKFDESYSFADGDDSSEDMPEKKSIRWTFQELLQKDSNTKEEIKKQLNNDDRYEIIAISLNDDFFEKTFLGFSYIIPNTTNTSEIQKFFSTLFRNINYLGRKLSSLESRRSLYYMDTEKENYFEGKILNGDIKEDVLCNIKIIEKMVPSPIDFARYLAVLSQFYGLQNSNKILVGYSAYNSRENYIADYVSYILQLEQESRTDKFNAFKFDDVFPNGGFIDRFVKLRSWIQENKNNFNLDEKKDAFTSWVDADYWLFGLIYWIVFKNKSITSDKTLIDKISTEISSKKSSEYYSKTPNLLKHLRERLKVSIQIYEEYAN; encoded by the coding sequence ATGGACACAAGAGTTTATTATGGCGAATACACACTGAAGCATTGGATAGAGTTGATGCTTAAAAAGAACATTATTCTTCCCAAATACCAAAGGAGTTTTGTTTGGGAAAAGAAGGATGTTCAGCGCCTTATACAATCGTTGGAAAATGGACAATTTGTTCAGCCAATTACAATTGCTTATGCCAATGAAGGAAATATAATCTTAGATGGTCAGCAGCGTTTGACATCTATATTGCTGTCTTATCTTGGCTATATGCCAAATAAGGAAAAATTCGATGAGTCTTATTCTTTTGCTGATGGCGATGATAGCTCAGAAGACATGCCAGAGAAGAAGTCTATAAGATGGACTTTTCAAGAATTATTGCAAAAAGATAGTAATACGAAAGAAGAGATAAAGAAGCAATTGAACAATGACGATAGATATGAGATAATAGCTATTTCTTTGAATGATGATTTTTTTGAAAAAACGTTTTTAGGCTTTTCGTACATAATACCTAATACTACTAATACTAGTGAAATTCAAAAGTTTTTTTCAACCTTGTTCCGAAATATAAATTATTTAGGAAGAAAGTTATCTTCTTTAGAAAGTAGACGATCTTTGTATTATATGGATACAGAAAAAGAAAATTACTTTGAAGGTAAAATATTAAATGGCGATATTAAAGAGGATGTTCTATGTAATATTAAAATAATTGAGAAGATGGTTCCTTCTCCAATTGACTTTGCACGATATTTGGCTGTCCTCTCACAATTTTATGGATTACAAAATTCAAATAAAATTCTTGTAGGGTACTCAGCGTATAATTCTCGTGAGAACTATATTGCTGATTATGTTTCATATATTTTACAATTAGAACAAGAAAGTAGAACAGATAAATTTAATGCTTTTAAATTTGATGATGTTTTTCCTAATGGTGGTTTTATAGATCGGTTTGTAAAATTAAGAAGTTGGATACAAGAAAACAAGAATAATTTTAATCTTGATGAAAAGAAAGATGCGTTTACGTCATGGGTAGATGCTGATTACTGGCTATTTGGATTGATATATTGGATAGTGTTTAAAAATAAAAGCATAACTTCTGATAAGACCCTAATAGATAAGATAAGTACGGAGATTTCTAGTAAAAAGAGCAGTGAATATTATTCAAAGACTCCGAATCTTTTGAAGCATTTGAGAGAAAGATTAAAAGTTTCTATTCAAATTTATGAAGAGTATGCGAACTAA
- a CDS encoding VapE domain-containing protein, producing MQYKNLKNIKAENQRKRQSDRLKNDITRRLLNYLERKYEMRYNTALGCTEIRKVGSNEPFVPADERMRNTIAIKARLDGIDVWDKDIRRYTESDFVKVFNPVDDFLNSLCGRWDGKDHIKALADCVPNDNTRWTDWFHTWFLAMVAQWMGLDNAHGNSVAPLLISRQGYRKSTFCKRLLPEMLQWGYNDNLVISEKQNTLRAMTQSLLINIDEFNALSAKTQDGFLKNVMQLASIKLRQPYRQQQLTLPRVASFIATANVSDVFSDPSGCRRFIAVTLTGPICLPEHIDYKQLYAQAVAELDSGRRYWFDETDTQEIMANNVQYQQRTPAEALFFECFSIPKDLMKGAYMTAASIFSLLRQRYGSQLHLTSLSHFGRVLANIPNLHSKHSSHGTEYLVTVRSSLGQSVSSILNR from the coding sequence ATGCAGTATAAGAATCTTAAGAACATTAAAGCTGAAAATCAGCGAAAGCGACAGTCGGATAGACTTAAAAATGATATTACTCGTCGTCTGCTCAACTATCTTGAGCGGAAGTATGAAATGCGGTATAACACCGCCTTGGGCTGTACGGAAATCCGAAAGGTAGGGAGTAACGAACCTTTTGTGCCAGCGGATGAACGTATGCGCAATACTATCGCCATCAAAGCACGTCTTGATGGTATTGATGTGTGGGACAAAGATATCCGACGATACACGGAGTCGGACTTTGTCAAGGTTTTTAATCCTGTGGACGACTTCCTCAATAGTCTGTGTGGGCGATGGGATGGAAAGGATCATATCAAGGCTTTGGCAGACTGTGTTCCTAATGACAATACACGGTGGACAGACTGGTTTCACACGTGGTTTCTTGCAATGGTGGCACAATGGATGGGCTTAGATAATGCACATGGCAACAGTGTGGCACCGCTACTCATCTCACGGCAGGGCTATAGGAAGTCTACCTTCTGTAAACGTTTGCTGCCCGAAATGTTGCAGTGGGGCTATAATGACAACCTTGTCATCAGTGAGAAACAGAATACGCTGAGGGCTATGACACAGTCGCTGCTGATAAACATTGATGAGTTCAATGCCCTGTCGGCAAAGACGCAAGACGGTTTTTTGAAGAATGTCATGCAGCTTGCAAGTATCAAACTCCGTCAGCCTTATCGTCAGCAGCAGCTTACGTTGCCACGTGTTGCCTCTTTCATTGCTACGGCAAACGTTTCGGATGTCTTTAGCGATCCCAGTGGCTGTCGCCGTTTTATTGCAGTCACGCTGACTGGTCCTATTTGCTTGCCCGAGCACATAGACTATAAGCAACTCTATGCGCAGGCTGTTGCTGAATTAGATAGCGGTAGGCGTTATTGGTTTGATGAGACTGATACCCAAGAGATTATGGCAAACAACGTGCAGTATCAACAGCGCACTCCTGCTGAGGCTCTCTTCTTCGAGTGCTTTTCCATCCCTAAGGACTTGATGAAGGGTGCTTATATGACAGCCGCCTCGATCTTTAGTCTTCTTCGCCAGCGATACGGCAGTCAGCTACACCTGACAAGCCTCTCCCATTTCGGTCGTGTCCTTGCCAACATCCCGAACCTCCACAGTAAACATTCTTCGCATGGCACAGAGTATTTGGTCACAGTGCGTAGTAGCCTTGGCCAGTCTGTCTCTTCCATCTTAAATCGTTAG
- a CDS encoding DUF6078 family protein, with amino-acid sequence MFTDFSNMPKDWAVCFMHDCILKEQCLRYYVGKTLPVSQHSALTVLPSARSGNSCKEFHTMKTERLAWGFSHLFDDVKHSDYRSLRRALEDHFGSRFVYYRYHRGINKLSEGEQQWINELFLRYGYAAPRVYDNYQTSWEY; translated from the coding sequence ATGTTTACAGATTTTTCTAACATGCCCAAAGATTGGGCAGTGTGCTTTATGCACGATTGTATTCTCAAAGAGCAGTGCCTGCGCTATTATGTGGGTAAGACACTTCCAGTTAGCCAACACTCGGCATTGACCGTTCTTCCCTCTGCTCGTTCTGGCAATAGCTGTAAGGAGTTTCACACAATGAAGACAGAACGATTGGCGTGGGGATTCTCGCATCTTTTTGATGATGTAAAGCATAGTGACTACCGCTCTCTACGTCGTGCTCTGGAGGACCATTTCGGCAGTCGCTTTGTCTACTATCGTTATCATCGGGGGATTAACAAACTGAGTGAGGGCGAGCAGCAATGGATTAATGAGCTTTTCCTGCGTTATGGCTATGCCGCCCCACGTGTTTATGACAATTATCAAACGAGCTGGGAGTATTAG
- the dnaK gene encoding molecular chaperone DnaK, producing MGKIIGIDLGTTNSCVAVFEGNEPVVIANSEGKRTTPSIVGFVEGGERKVGDPAKRQAITNPEKTVYSVKRFMGETYEQCQKEAERVPFKVVNEGGYPRIQIDDRKYTPQEISAMVLQKMKKTAEDYLGQEVTDAVITVPAYFSDSQRQATKEAGQIAGLNVQRIVNEPTAAALAYGVDKANKDMKIAVFDLGGGTFDISILEFGGGVFEVLSTNGDTHLGGDDFDQVIIDWLADGFKSEEGIDLRKDPMAMQRLKEAAEKAKIELSSSSSTEINLPYITAEGGVPKHLVKTLTRSQFEQLAHNLIQACLVPCQNAIRDAKLQTSDIDEVILVGGSSRIPAVQTLVKNYFGKEPSKGVNPDEVVAVGAAIQGAILNKESGVGDIVLLDVTPLTLGIETMGGVMTKLIEANSTIPCKKSEVFSTAADNQTEVTIHVLQGERPMAAQNKSIGQFNLTGIAPARRGVPQIEVTFDIDANGILNVSAKDKATGKEQSIRIEASSGLSEEEINRMKAEAEQNAAADKAEREKIDKLNQADSMIFTTENFLKDNGDKIPADQKLGIESALQQLRDAHKSADVAAIDTAINNLNTVMQAASQQMYSQSGAQGGPQPGADAGQQEQPKQDDTIQDADFEEVK from the coding sequence ATGGGAAAGATTATTGGAATTGACTTAGGAACAACAAACTCTTGTGTTGCTGTATTTGAAGGTAATGAGCCAGTGGTAATCGCTAACAGTGAGGGTAAGCGTACTACACCTTCTATCGTTGGCTTCGTTGAGGGCGGTGAGCGTAAGGTGGGTGATCCTGCTAAGCGTCAGGCTATCACAAACCCAGAGAAGACTGTTTACTCTGTTAAGCGTTTCATGGGTGAGACTTACGAGCAGTGTCAGAAAGAGGCTGAGCGTGTACCATTCAAGGTTGTTAACGAGGGTGGTTATCCACGTATTCAGATTGACGACCGTAAATATACTCCACAGGAGATTTCTGCAATGGTATTGCAGAAGATGAAGAAGACCGCAGAGGACTATCTCGGTCAGGAAGTGACAGATGCAGTTATCACCGTACCAGCATACTTCTCTGACTCACAGCGTCAGGCTACTAAGGAGGCTGGTCAGATTGCAGGTCTTAACGTACAGCGTATCGTGAATGAGCCTACTGCTGCAGCGCTTGCTTACGGTGTTGACAAGGCTAATAAGGATATGAAGATTGCTGTATTCGACCTTGGTGGTGGTACATTCGATATCTCTATCCTTGAGTTCGGTGGCGGTGTGTTCGAGGTACTTTCTACGAATGGTGATACTCACCTTGGTGGTGACGACTTCGATCAGGTTATCATCGACTGGCTCGCTGATGGTTTCAAGTCTGAGGAGGGTATCGACTTGAGAAAGGATCCAATGGCAATGCAGCGTTTGAAGGAGGCTGCTGAGAAGGCTAAGATTGAGTTGTCAAGCTCTTCTTCTACAGAGATTAACCTGCCTTATATCACAGCTGAGGGCGGTGTTCCAAAGCACTTGGTAAAGACTTTGACTCGTTCACAGTTTGAGCAGTTGGCACACAACCTCATTCAGGCTTGTCTTGTTCCTTGCCAGAACGCTATCCGTGATGCTAAGTTGCAGACATCAGATATCGATGAGGTTATCCTGGTAGGTGGTTCAAGCCGTATTCCTGCTGTGCAGACATTGGTAAAGAACTACTTCGGTAAGGAGCCTTCAAAGGGTGTTAACCCTGATGAGGTGGTTGCTGTTGGTGCAGCTATTCAGGGTGCTATCCTTAACAAGGAGAGCGGTGTGGGTGATATCGTATTGCTCGACGTAACTCCTCTTACCCTCGGTATTGAAACTATGGGTGGTGTGATGACAAAGCTCATCGAGGCTAACTCTACCATCCCTTGCAAGAAGAGCGAGGTGTTCTCTACTGCAGCCGATAACCAGACAGAGGTTACTATCCACGTTCTGCAGGGTGAGCGTCCAATGGCAGCACAGAACAAGTCTATCGGTCAGTTCAACCTGACAGGTATTGCTCCAGCTCGTCGTGGTGTGCCACAGATTGAGGTAACATTCGACATCGATGCTAACGGTATCCTCAATGTATCTGCTAAGGATAAGGCAACAGGTAAGGAGCAGAGCATCCGCATCGAGGCTTCAAGTGGTTTGAGCGAGGAGGAAATCAACCGTATGAAGGCTGAGGCTGAGCAGAATGCTGCAGCTGATAAGGCAGAGCGTGAGAAGATTGACAAGCTGAATCAGGCTGACTCAATGATCTTCACCACTGAGAACTTCTTGAAGGACAATGGTGACAAGATTCCAGCCGATCAGAAGTTAGGCATCGAGTCTGCTCTCCAGCAGCTCCGTGATGCTCACAAGTCAGCTGACGTTGCAGCCATCGACACAGCTATCAACAACCTCAACACCGTTATGCAGGCAGCATCACAGCAGATGTACAGCCAATCAGGTGCACAGGGTGGTCCTCAGCCAGGCGCAGACGCTGGTCAGCAGGAGCAGCCAAAGCAGGATGACACCATCCAAGATGCAGACTTTGAGGAAGTGAAGTAA
- a CDS encoding DUF4840 domain-containing protein — MKKNKLLILFVALIATLSFSSCLNDDYDEQAKRNRPTVEELRAASHTIQGLYHGKLSRYGLNEREQLERKDSVNTTWEIKDDTTLIIKNIPTKMLTASIIDTDLKQAIEALPNQEIKCAISVFSVKPILFYIAPYRLDLGKVTYGGKTHDVAIAFLFKADYTYGGYDADRKVLATRLLEGGLVIDGVLDKSVSKGADYFFLASEPRV; from the coding sequence ATGAAAAAGAACAAACTATTGATTTTATTTGTTGCACTTATAGCAACATTGTCATTTTCTTCTTGTTTGAATGACGATTATGATGAACAGGCAAAACGCAACCGCCCAACAGTAGAAGAGTTGAGGGCTGCAAGCCATACTATTCAAGGCCTTTATCATGGTAAACTTTCGAGATATGGCCTAAACGAACGGGAACAACTTGAAAGAAAAGATTCTGTGAATACTACTTGGGAAATCAAAGATGACACAACACTTATTATCAAAAATATCCCAACTAAGATGTTGACCGCAAGTATTATTGATACTGATTTGAAGCAAGCTATCGAGGCTTTGCCAAATCAGGAAATCAAATGTGCTATTAGCGTGTTCAGCGTGAAACCAATCCTCTTTTATATTGCTCCTTATCGTTTGGACTTAGGCAAGGTTACTTATGGGGGTAAAACTCATGATGTAGCTATAGCTTTCCTTTTCAAGGCTGATTATACCTATGGAGGTTATGATGCAGATCGTAAGGTGCTTGCAACTCGTCTTTTAGAGGGTGGACTGGTGATTGACGGTGTTCTTGATAAGTCTGTTAGTAAGGGTGCTGATTATTTCTTCCTTGCTTCTGAACCAAGAGTATAA